Below is a window of Flavobacterium cyclinae DNA.
ATGTAGGAAGTTATTCCATTGGCGACAGAACTCGTGCCTTTTTAAAAGTTCAAGACGGTTGCGATTATAAATGTACCTATTGTACGATTCCATTAGCTAGAGGAATTTCTAGAAGTGATGCATTGGAAAATGTATTGAAAAACGCTAAAGAAATTTCAGAGCAAGGAATTAAAGAGATTGTTTTAACTGGAGTAAATATTGGCGATTACGGAAAAGGAGAATTCGGAAATAAAAAGCACGAACATACTTTCTTAGATTTAGTAAAAGCCTTAGATGAAGTAGAAGGAATCGAGCGTTTACGAATTTCTTCCATCGAACCTAACTTATTGAAAAACGAAACAATTGAATTCGTTGCACAAAGTAGAACATTCGTTCCGCATTTTCATATTCCATTGCAATCAGGTTCTAATGCTATTTTAAAGAAAATGAAACGTCGTTATATGCGTGAATTATATTCGGAACGTGTTGCTAAAATTCGTGAAGTAATGCCTCATGCTTGTATTGGAGTTGATGTTATTGTTGGATTTCCAGGAGAAACGGATGAGCATTTTTTAGAAACATATCATTTCTTAAATGATTTAGATATTTCCTATTTACACGTATTTACTTATTCGGAAAGAGATAATACCGAAGCAGTTGAAATGGATGGAGTAGTGCCAATGAATGTGCGTTCAAAAAGAAGTAAAATGTTACGAGGACTTTCCGTTAAGAAAAGAAGAGCGTTTTACGAAAGTCAAATTGGAACGAATAGAACGGTTCTTTTTGAAAGTGAAAATAAAGAAGGCTACATTCACGGATTTACCGAAAATTACGTAAAAGTAAAAACACCTTGGAATCCTGAATTGGTCAATACCTTGCACGACATTCAGTTGAAAAAAATTGATGAAGAAGGAAGTGTAAGAATAGAATTTTTAAACGTTGAAGCATAAAAAAATCCCGATTATTTCGGGATTCTTTGTTTATATGAGTTTTGAAAATTAAATCTTAATTCCAGGCGGCAACATCTCTTGAAATTTTCGATTTTTTCTAAAGAAACTAATGAATTTTGCGTGAGTTGGAACAACTTTTAGTTTTTTGCTTTCTGCAATTTCTAAAACAGCTTTGATGAATTCATTGTGTAATTCTTCATCTTCATTGTTATTACTGCAAAATTTAGTCAAAAACAACTTGCGTTCTTGAATAGAATATTCAATAGAAACCAATCCAGTTTCGGTAATAATTTCAAATTGTCTTAAAAGTTCATTATCTTTGATTTCCATGATGCCTTTCAATTTAGGTGCGAATTTACGAAACTTTTTTAAAATAATGGTAATGAGTAAGATTCCAATTTATTTTATGCCAGGCTTGGCTGCAAGTCCAACAATTTTTGAAAACATAAAATTACCAGAAGACCAATTTGAAATGCACTTTTTGGAATGGTTTTTGCCTAATGATAAAGAAAGTATCGAAAGTTACGCACTACGAATGACCGATAAAATTCAGCATGAAAATCCAGTTTTAGTTGGGGTTTCTTTTGGAGGGGTTTTGGTTCAGGAAATGGCCAAGCAAACGAAAGTTCGTAAAGTAATTATCATTTCAAGCGTAAAATCAAATACCGAGTTTCCGCAGCGGTTTAAAGTTGCGAAGACCACAAAGGCGTATAAGTTAATTCCAACCCAACTTTTGGCTGATATTGAAAAATTGGTTAAATATGCATTTGGCGATAATATTGTAGCGAAACGTTTAAAATTGTATGAAAAATATTTGTCGGTTCGCGATAAACAGTATTTAGATTGGGCTATTGAAACTATTTTGTGTTGGAAGCAAAAAGAAATTAACGAATCCGTAATTCACATTCACGGCGATGCGGATGAGGTTTTCCCAATTAAGAACATCGAAAAATGTATAGTGGTAAAAGGCGGAACTCACATCATGATTATTAATAAATTCAAGTGGTTGAATGAAAATTTACCAAAATTAATTCTAAACGATTAAAAAATGAAAAAGCATATGAAGAAGATTGTAATTTTAGCAACAGTTGTATTTTTAGCAAGTTTCTTGCTTTATGGAGTAGTTTCAGATGATACAAAATACTCGCCAGTAGGCTATAACTCAAAAATGGACTTTTCAGGTGAAGAAGTGCCTACTTTCATGGCGGATGTTCAAGAACGATTGGATAAAGAAATGGTAACCAATATGAATTATCATACCAATACGACTTTGGTTATCAAACGTGCGAATAAAGTATTTCCAATCATTGAGCCAATTTTAGCCAAATATGGTGTTCCTGATGATTTTAAATATTTAGCAGTAATTGAAAGTAGTCTAGTAAATGCAGTATCTCCAGCAGGAGCAAGAGGTGTTTGGCAATTTATGCCAGCTACGGCTAAAGAAAAAGGCATGGAAGTTAATGATGAGGTTGACGAACGCTATCATTTAGAAAAATCAACCGAAGCGGCTTGCAAATATTTAATAAGTGCAAAGGAAAAATTTGGAACTTGGACACTAGCTGCAGCTTCTTATAATGGAGGTATGAATGGAATTGCAAAACGACTAGAAGAACAACAAGTTGATAATTATTATGATTTATTACTTACAGAAGAAACTTCTAGATATGTTTTTAGAATTTTAGCCTTAAAAGAGATTATGACTAATTCAAATAAATACGGCTTTAGTATTCCAAAAGAAGCTTTGTATTATTCAGTTCCAACAAAAACAATTATCGTAGATTCTTCAATTACGAATTTGGCCAATTTTGCTAAAAGTCAAGGTGTAAATTATAAGATTCTTAAAATTCATAACCCTTGGTTGCGTGATAAAAAATTAACTAATACTACAGGAAAAAAATATGAAATCGAAATCCCAACCTCTGGATATCAAAAACAATAAGCGCAAAATGGATATTCAAATTGTCTTATCGTTAGTTTTAATTGGAGTGCTAGCAGGAATTTTAAGTGGTCTTGTTGGTGTAGGAGGAGGAGTTGTTATGGTTCCTTTGCTAGTTTTACTTTTAGGATTTAACCAACATCAAGCACAAGGAACGAGTTTGGCGGTTTTGGTAGTGCCAGTTACTGCTGTTGCTGTTTACACGTATCACAAAGAAGGTTTTATCGATTGGCGATATGTTGGAATTATAGCTTTGTTTTTTGTGATTGGAGGTTATTTTGGAAGTAAAATAGCAGTAGGTTTAGATCAAAAAATGCTTAAAAAAGTATTTGGATTAATTTTACTTTTGATAGCAGGAAAGATGTTATTAGGAAAATAAAAAAAAGCACCTTTAAGGTGCTTTCATTTTTTTAAAATGAGGAATTACATTTTCTTCATTTGGTCCTTCATCATTTTGATTTGGTCTTTTAACATGTTTTGCTTGTCTAATTTTTTAGCTTCGTTTAATAAATTAGTAGCTTCCATTTTTCTTCTTTTTGTCATGGCGATACCAGCTAATTGTAATTTTGCTAAAGCTAAATCTTGATCCATTGATAAGCCTAATGAAATCGCTTTTTTGAAATATTTTTCAGCTTCATTTAAATTGGTTTGCGATACCATTAATCCGTGCAAATAGTTAAAATAACCTTGTTGTTTTTTTACTAATGCGGCTTCCGGATTTTTAATATGAGCTAACCATTTTTGAGCTCCAGGAAAATCTTGCTTTCTTAATTTTAAAAAGGCTAATAAAATAAATTCATTTTTAAAATATAAGAAAATAAAAATGGTAGAGAATAATAATAAGAATATTCCGTTTCCAATGTTGTTTTCTGTGAATTGATAAATTCCGAATGCTATGATTAAGGCAGCTAAAACTAATTTGATATTTTTGTGAAACATATATTTATTTTTTGTTTGATGCAAAGGTAATAAAATCAATTAAAAATATTTTTAAAAAAGTACTTGCGAATGAAAAAAGTCTTTGTATATTTGCACTCGGTTTTCAGGAAAGGAAACCTACGAGTTTAAAAAAGAATTTTATTTATAGATTTTAAAAGATACTACAATGAGTAAGAGAACGTTTCAACCATCAAAAAGAAAAAGAAGAAATAAGCACGGTTTCATGGATAGAATGGCTTCTGCAAATGGAAGAAAAGTGCTTGCTCGTAGAAGAGCTAAAGGAAGACATAAATTAACTGTTTCTTGTGAACCAAGACACAAAAAATAATGTTTTAGCTTAAAACAATATATCAGCCGTTACTTTTATTAGTAGCGGCTTTTTTTTAAACTGTTTATAAAATTTGATAAGTTTTAAAATGCATTTTAGTGCAACCCTTTGAAAATTAGTAATTTTATAGTCGCAATATAACTACAACCCACAACAAACAACAACACAATGCCTAAAGACACTACAATTAAATCGGTTTTAATTATTGGATCTGGACCTATCGTTATTGGTCAAGCTTGCGAATTTGACTATGCAGGTTCTCAATCCGCTCGTTCACTTCGTGAGGAAGGAATAGAAGTTATCTTAATTAACTCGAATCCTGCTACCATCATGACGGATCCATCAATGGCAGATCATGTTTACTTAAAACCACTTACTACTAAATCAATTATCGAAATTTTAAAAGCGCATCCACAAATTGATGCTGTTTTACCAACAATGGGAGGGCAAACAGCACTTAATTTAGCCATAGAAGCGGAAGAAAAAGGAATTTGGAAAGATTTTGGAGTACGTTTAATTGGGGTTGACATCAACGCCATTAACATTACCGAAGATAGAGAAAAATTTAAAGTACTTTTAAATCAAATTGGAATTCCACAAGCGCCAGCTAAAACAGCTAATTCTTTCTTAAAAGGAAAAGAAATTGCACAAGAATTTGGTTTTCCTTTGGTAATTCGTCCTTCGTTTACTCTTGGAGGAACTGGAGCTGCTTTCGTACACAAGAAAGAAGATTTTGACGATTTACTAACAAGAGGTTTAGAGGCTTCTCCAATTCACGAAGTGTTGATTGATAAGGCTTTGCTAGGTTGGAAAGAATACGAATTAGAATTACTTCGCGATAAAAACGATAACGTAGTAATCATTTGTACTATTGAAAATATGGATCCAATGGGAATTCATACTGGAGATTCGATTACCGTAGCACCTGCAATGACTTTATCGGATACCACATTCCAAAAAATGCGCGATATGGCCATTTTAATGATGCGTTCTATTGGAAATTTTGCTGGTGGGTGTAACGTACAATTCGCAGTTTCACCAGATGATAAAGAAGATATCGTAGCAATTGAAATTAATCCACGTGTATCGCGTTCTTCGGCATTAGCTTCAAAAGCAACAGGTTACCCAATTGCAAAAATAGCAACGAAATTAGCTTTAGGATATAACTTAGATGAATTACAAAATCAAATTACAAAATCAACTTCGGCTTTATTCGAACCAACGTTAGATTATGTAATTGTAAAAATACCAAGATGGAACTTCGATAAATTTGAAGGTTCTGATAGAACGCTAGGACTTCAAATGAAATCGGTAGGAGAAGTTATGGGAATTGGACGTTCGTTCCAAGAGGCACTTCATAAAGCTACCCAGTCGCTTGAAATCAAACGTAATGGGTTAGGAGCAGATGGAAAAGGTTATAAAAACTACGAACAAATCATCGAAAAATTAACTTTCGCGAGTTGGGACCGAGTTTTCGTAATCTATGATGCTATTGCGATGGGAATTCCGTTAAGCAGAATTCATGAGATTACAAAAATTGACATGTGGTTCTTGAAACAATACGAAGAATTATTCCATTTAGAGAAAGAAATTTCGAATTATAAAGTAGATACATTACCAAGAGAGTTGCTTTTAGAGGCGAAACAAAAAGGATACGGAGACCGTCAAATTGCTCATATGATGGGTTGTTTGGAAAGTCAAGTGCATAAGTTGCGCGAAGAGCAAAACATCAAACGTGTTTACAAATTAGTAGATACTTGTGCTGCCGAATTTAAAGCAGTAACACCTTATTTCTATTCAACTTTTGAAGCCGAAATTGAAAAAGCTGACGGGACCAAATATGTTCATAACGAAAGTATCGTTACCGATAAGAAAAAAGTAGTGGTTTTAGGTTCAGGACCAAATAGAATTGGACAAGGAATTGAGTTCGATTATTCATGTGTTCACGGGGTTCTGGCTGCCAAAGAATGTGGTTACGAAACCATCATGATTAACTGTAATCCAGAAACGGTTTCTACCGATTTTGATACAGCCGATAAATTATACTTCGAGCCAGTTTTTTGGGAACATATTTACGATATCATTCAACACGAAAAACCAGAAGGTGTAATCGTTCAGTTAGGTGGACAAACGGCTTTGAAATTAGCAGAAAAATTATCGAAATACGGAATCAAAATCATCGGAACATCTTTTGATGCATTAGATTTAGCAGAAGATAGAGGAAGATTCTCAGAATTGTTAACGGAATTAAATATTCCTTTCCCAAGATTTGGAGTAGCTGAAAATGCTGAAGAAGCTGTAAAATTAGCTGATACTTTGGATTTTCCACTTTTGGTGAGACCATCTTATGTATTAGGAGGTCAAGGTATGAAAATTGTCATCAACAAGCAAGAGTTAGAAGAGCACGTAATCGAGATTTTAAAGCATATTCCAAATAACAAATTGTTGTTAGATCATTACTTAGACGGCGCTATCGAAGCAGAAGCGGATGCTATTTGTGATGCGGATGGAAATGTGTACATCATAGGAATTATGGAGCACATAGAGCCGTGTGGAGTGCATTCTGGAGATAGTAACGCAACATTACCACCATTTAATTTAGGTGAGTTTGTAATGCAACAAATCAAAGATCATACGAAAAAAATTGCGGTAGCTTTAAAAACGGTTGGGTTAATTAACATCCAGTTTGCTATAAAAGACGATACGGTTTATATTATTGAAGCGAATCCAAGAGCTTCTCGTACCGTTCCATTTATTGCAAAAGCGTATGGTGAACCGTATGTAAATTATGCAACAAAAGTAATGTTAGGTCACAATAAAGTAACTGATTTTACTTTTAATCCAAAATTAAACGGTTATGCAATTAAGCAACCAGTATTCTCATTTAGTAAGTTCCCAAATGTAAACAAAGCATTAGGTCCAGAGATGAAATCAACAGGAGAAAGTATTTTATTTATTGAAGATTTAAAAGACGATCAATTCTACGATTTGTACTCAAGAAGAAAAATGTACTTAACGAAGTAATAAAAATAGAAATCCTAATCGAAAGATTAGGATTTTTTTATTTTGGTATGGAATACAATTCTGCGAATCGAGTTACTCAATTTACACTTCGAACGATACATTGCCATTTAAAAAACAAAAAGCCTCAAATTAATGAAGCTTTTAGCATATATATTATAATCAAACTACCAGTCGCTTTTTGCTGCACTAGCTTTTGCCATTTCTTTTTTAATGTTGCTTTTAATAGTTTCAATTGTAGAATTGATCTCTGCATAATATGTTTTAAGATTTTCCATTAATTTTGGATTATCAACTGCTTTTTCGGAAGCCAATTTATCAAACATTTTCTCTACAGTTGTTTCAGCATTAGACTTGATAAAGATATTTTTTATTTCGTATTTGTATTTACCATCTTTTGACATAATAGAAATAGTATAAAATAATTTGACTTTTGTCTCGCTTCCGTTTGCCTTGATCGTCATGAAAGAATATTGGGTGTCAGTAACTGACAAAGCTTCTTTGTCTTGCTTAATCTTATCCTGTGTTTCTTTATAGATATTTACAAAGAACATTTTAGAGTTGTAAAACAAGTCATCTTTGGTTTTTCCTTCCGCAGATACTACTTCCGAGAAGATAATTTGCCCGTTTTCATTCAATGGGAAATCAAATTTTTCTTGGGCATTCATTGTGAACGTGGTGAATGCTAATAATAAAAGGATTTTTTTCATATTTATGGAGTTTGGTTAAATACTAGTTAGTAGAATACAATGATAATATAATTTTTTTAAAATAAAAAAACTTTAAAATAAATAAGCTTTTCAATTTAACCTATCATTAATTGAAACAAGTAATTTTGAATTATTATAATTTTAAAGCTTGTTTTAGATTTTTTAAAAGACCTATAACAGTGGGTTTTGATCTTAATCCGAAATTTAATGGTGATGCAATTTAGCATTTAGTAAGTTTCCAAATGTAAATAAAGCATTAGATCCAGATATGAAATCATAAGGATAAAGTACTTTATTTATAGAAGATTTAAAAGACGATCAGTTCTACGATTTGTTCTCAAAAAAAAAATGTACTTAATTAAGTAATAGAAATAGAAATCTCAATCTAAATTGAACATGATCCAAATTGTGTCTAACTTTTTTGTGCATGTTTAGAGATTAGTTTGGAATTTTTTAGGTCTGCAACCTTTTGATTTTTTATTGTTTAAGCTGAATTTTAAAATAGTGAGACTTTTGTGGGCTATTTATCTAATTATAAGTTCTTTACTATATGATTTTTTTGTTTTCATATTTATTTTCAATATTTCCTTTTTTTAAATAAATATTTAAATTTTTTACTAACTCACTTTTTTTACAACTAATTAACATAGGTTTTAATGAAAAAGTTCCATTAAAATATTTGGCATTCAATTTCATTATCAAACGTTTATATGAATTTGTTTCTTTTTTTAAAAAGAAGGATGGAGATTTGACTTCAATTGAAATGTGATTTGCAGGATAATTAAATTGATACTTTATTTTTTTTATTTCTGTCCAAGAATATGTTATGTTATTCACATTGTCAATTAATTCTTTTTCGGTTAAGATAAGTGCTGGTTTACCTTTGATTAAGTGTCTTGAAAATCGAAAAAGATTTGGAATAGCTTCGTTAGATATTATAAAAAGTAAAAATCCTAGAAAAATAATTGCTAAGTATGCTTTTACACTAAATAGAGCAACTATAATAATCACTAATATTATAAAAAGAAAAAGAAAAATAATCAAACTTACAATAATTGCTAAAGGAGAAAATTTATATTGAATTTCCTTTTGAAACATAATTATTTGATTTTATATATTTTAATTTTACCAACTAAATCTTACTTATAGCCGTTTCGTATTTAATATTTACCACATTCCAATCGATTATGTTGAAAATAGCGGTTAAATATTCGTTACGTTTGTTTTGGTAGTTTAAGTAATAAGCGTGTTCCCATACATCAATAGCTAAGATAGGTGTTCCTCTAACTTCGGCATTAGGCATTAAAGGATTGTCTTGGTTTGCAGTGCTGGTAACGGCTAGTTTTCCATCTCGAGTAACTACTAACCATGCCCATCCACTTCCAAATTGACCTGCAGCAGCATCTGTTATTTCTTTTTGTAAATTATCAAACGAACCGAATTCGGTTGTAATGGCTTCGGCAAGAGCACCTGTTGGAGTTCCGCCACCATTTGGATTTAAAATCTCGAAAAATAAGTTGTGATTATAGTAACCTCCCGCATTATTTCGGATGTCTTTATTATTTACGTCTAAGTTTTTTAGAATGTCTTCAACTGTTTTTAATTCTAAATCAGTTCCAATTACCGCTTTGTTTAACTTATTGGCATAGCCCAAATGATGTTTCGAATAATGAATTTCCATTGTTTTGCCATCAATATGAGGTTCTAGAGCATCATAAGCATATTTTAATCCGCGCATTTGGAAAATACCGCCTTCTGTTACTTTTACATCAGCAGGATTTCCTAAAGCTGAAATGGTGTTTTCTACTTCAGGTTCAGGGATTTTAACTTCAATAAGTTCATTTTCTTTTTTACAGCTTGTCATCATTAGTGATACACAAGCTACCCATAATAATGACTTTTTCATGGCAGTACTATTTTAAAGATTTCGTTCTTTTAATAATTTGTTGATGATTCGGATGTATTCACTTTTTGCTTCTTCTACAGTTAAGTGTTTAACTTGCATCCAAGCATTTAGTTTGAAAGCATTGATAATGTCTTGTGGATTTTGAAACATTAAAGGAGTTGTTGTTTCGGAAGTAGCTTGCTTGTACAAACCATACAATACCAATTGCATATCCTGAGGCACTGATTCTTGTGGGATCAATTGTGCATTAGCAAATGCTTCATTAAATAGTGTATTTAAATCCTTTTCGCTCATTTATTTTTATGCTTTTTTACTAATAACGGTTTTGTTTCCGATAGCTTTATCGCCTAATTTTACGTTGATTTCTGTACCTAATGGTAAGTAAATATCTACTCTTGAACCAAATTTAATAAATCCAGCATCTTTACCTTGAACCACGCGCATTCCTTCTTGAGCATAATTTACAATGCGTCTCGCTAAAGCACCTGCAATTTGTCGGTATAAGATTTCACCATAGATTCTATTATTAATAACAACGGTAGTTCTTTCGTTTTCTTCACTTGCTTTTGGATGCCAAGCTACTAAGTATTTTCCTGGGTGATATTTGCTGTATTTTACAACTCCATTTACACAATAACGAGTAACATGAACGTTAATTGGTGACATAAAGATGGAAACCATTAAGCGTTTGTCTTTAAAGTATTCAGGTTCAAATACTTCTTCAATAACCACTACTTTTCCATCAACAGGCGCTAAAATATGATTATCACTATTATCTGCAATTCGTTTTGGGTTTCTAAAGAATTGTAAAACCAAAAATAATATTACTAATGCAAATAAATATAAAACAGTACGTAACCAATTTATAGAAACAAAAGCATCAGATAAGAAAATAATTGCAACTACTAAAAGCAGCGTAATGAAAATGATTTTTGAACCTTCTTTATGAAACATAATATAAAATTAAATAAAATAAGTTAATAAATGGAATTACAAATATAATACTATCTAGTCGATCTAAAATACCTCCGTGACCAGGCATTATATTTCCAGTATCTTTTATGCCAGCTACCCGCTTAAGTTTCGATTCTATCAAATCGCCTAATGTACTGAAAATGCTTACTATAGCGGCAATTACAATCCAGATATAGAGCATAGAAGCCATAATGTAATAATTGGCTAATAACGTGCCTACGATTACAGTAAATACTAATCCACCAACGAAACCTTCTATAGTTTTTTTAGGAGAAACACTTGGGAATAGTTTATTTTTTCCTATGTTTTTTCCAACTAAGTAAGCAAAAGTATCGTTTGTCCAAATTAAAATTATAATTGAAATAAGGATTTTTGGATTATATCCTTTAACTCCCATTGCTACATAATTAGTTAAGATAAAAGGAAGAATTATATAGCCAAACAAAAGAAAATATCGGGTATAAACCTTGAAATGAGTTTTATTTGTGTTGAATAAATATAAAAGTAATTTTATTGAGATAATAATTGAAATTGCTGTTAAAGTTGTATTTATGTTTACGTCTATATTCTTATTCCATAAGTAATAATATAAACCTCCAGCAATGGGAATACTTACGTATAAGTTTAAATCGCACATTTTACAGAATTCGTAAACTCCAATCACTAAAAAAGCGCCAAAAAGAATAGCCAAACCCTCTTTTGAATACGATATACAGCCCAATAGTAATACTACATAAACTGCCCCAGATAATGCTCTTTTTAGCGTTTCGTTCATTATTATAAATCTTCTAAAAGAAGTAGGTAAAGATTTTTATGGCAACTTCCATAGTGAAGAAAATCTTGTTCTTTTACTTCTTCAAAATATTTTATGGTAGTAATATTAGAAGGATAATTTTTTTCGTGAGTGCTTTTTATTCGCCTCAATCCATCACTTTTGCTGTTTACAATTTGACTCGTAGTAGCAAAAACAATCATGTTTGTAGGAAGTTCGTTTGGTTTAAAATGTTTAAATTGATAAGAAGAAAATAATATTGAACCTTCATCTGCAATTAAATTTTCACATGATGAAAGAAAAAATAGCGGGTTTGATGAATCGTCATACGTTAATTTATTTTCGTTTAATAAATAAAGTAATCGATTGTCAAAGCATTGTGCGTTGCATTCAAACCAATCATTTTCAGCTAATATGTTTTCGAAATTTTCTGAAATTTCATCTAAATTTTCACAATAGATAAATTTACCTCCATTTTCTTTAAAATTGAAAGTGAACTGTTCGTCTATAGGTAAAGAGATATCAGGAGTATAAGGACTCTTAACTTCTTGTTTTTTGTCTTTGTCTTCCTCTTCTGATGATGTCCCAAATAGTTTTCTAAAAAGACTCATGTATCTTTATTAGGTTTTTAACTGTGAAAATCAAAGATAAAAAAAATCTTAGTTCTAAACATACAGAACTAAGATTTTTATTAAAATTAATTTGTTGATAAGTCTATTCTTCTGTTGTAGTGTTTTCAGTAGTAATTTCAGTAGTAGTTTTTACTTCTTTGTCAAAAGGTCTATTACCAAAAATATTTTCTAAATCGTCTTTGAAAATCACTTCTTT
It encodes the following:
- a CDS encoding acyl-CoA-binding protein; the protein is MSEKDLNTLFNEAFANAQLIPQESVPQDMQLVLYGLYKQATSETTTPLMFQNPQDIINAFKLNAWMQVKHLTVEEAKSEYIRIINKLLKERNL
- a CDS encoding phosphatidylserine decarboxylase family protein gives rise to the protein MFHKEGSKIIFITLLLVVAIIFLSDAFVSINWLRTVLYLFALVILFLVLQFFRNPKRIADNSDNHILAPVDGKVVVIEEVFEPEYFKDKRLMVSIFMSPINVHVTRYCVNGVVKYSKYHPGKYLVAWHPKASEENERTTVVINNRIYGEILYRQIAGALARRIVNYAQEGMRVVQGKDAGFIKFGSRVDIYLPLGTEINVKLGDKAIGNKTVISKKA
- a CDS encoding lactate utilization protein encodes the protein MSLFRKLFGTSSEEEDKDKKQEVKSPYTPDISLPIDEQFTFNFKENGGKFIYCENLDEISENFENILAENDWFECNAQCFDNRLLYLLNENKLTYDDSSNPLFFLSSCENLIADEGSILFSSYQFKHFKPNELPTNMIVFATTSQIVNSKSDGLRRIKSTHEKNYPSNITTIKYFEEVKEQDFLHYGSCHKNLYLLLLEDL
- a CDS encoding phosphatidate cytidylyltransferase; amino-acid sequence: MNETLKRALSGAVYVVLLLGCISYSKEGLAILFGAFLVIGVYEFCKMCDLNLYVSIPIAGGLYYYLWNKNIDVNINTTLTAISIIISIKLLLYLFNTNKTHFKVYTRYFLLFGYIILPFILTNYVAMGVKGYNPKILISIIILIWTNDTFAYLVGKNIGKNKLFPSVSPKKTIEGFVGGLVFTVIVGTLLANYYIMASMLYIWIVIAAIVSIFSTLGDLIESKLKRVAGIKDTGNIMPGHGGILDRLDSIIFVIPFINLFYLILYYVS